TTGCGGGAATGGTTCATATATTGCGGAAACTCAAGGATTGCAATAGTTGAATTCCAAAAAGAAAAATGTTAATATAAAATGGATTGGGCATATTTGTCGTATAAAAATGAAAAATTATTAAGATAATAGGAAACGAGGAAACATAACATATGTGGAAAATGTGGTTTTGTATAGTTATTCTGTTATTAATAGCGGGCGTGTTTGCTGAGGTTAAAAGAGAATTACACACATTTTGTATTACGAGATACAAAGTACTGTCACCAAAATGGAATGGTGAAAAAAGCGGTAAAATCATATTTTTGAGTGACCTCCACAATCATGAGTACGGCTTACATAATAAGAAACTGATCGATAAGATAAGGATGGAAAATCCAGAGCTGATTTTAATTGGAGGAGATATTCTGGTCGGAAAAGAAGATATCTCATATGAATCAGCAGCAAAATTCGTGGAAGCAATCTGTAAGATTGCACCGGTGTATTATGCAAATGGAAATCATGAACAACGTATGAAAGAAAAGCCGGAAAAATATGGAGATGCATTTGTTAAATATAAAAAACGATTGCTCGATGCAGGAGTTTGTTTTTTGGAAAATGAAAGTGCAGAAGTAGAGTTGGATGGAAATAAATTGTCTTTGACAGGCTTGGAATTACGGATAGAAGTATATGAAAAGATGAAAACTCATAAGGTGACTAAAGGTGATATAGCACAGAAGGTTGGTTCGGCAAAGCAGGAAGAGATTCAGATATTGCTGGCGCATAATCCAGAATATATGGAGGCGTACCAGGCATGGGGGGCAGATATTACTTTGTCCGGGCATTTGCATGGAGGTTTGATTTGTCTTCCGAATGGCAAAAGTGTAATAACACCGCAATTTCATCTTTTTCCAAAGCATGCAGGAGAGATGAAAGTCAAAGGAAATCAGACAGCAATCGTAAGTCGTGGTCTGGGAACACATACAGTCAATATTCGGTTGTTTAATCCGGCAGAATTGATCGTATTTCAAATAAGTAAACAGTAAAGAGAGAATACATATGGGGATTCCTATAAAATTAGAGGTGTTTGAGGGACCATTAGATTTGCTTTTGCACCTGATTGATAAAAACAAAGTAGATATTTACGATATTCCAATTGTTGAAATTACAAATCAGTATATGGAATATATACATCAGATGCAAAGAGAAGATCTTAATATTATGAGTGAATTTTTGCTGATGGCTGCTACATTATTAGATATAAAATGCAAAATGTTGCTTCCGAAGGAAGTAAACGAAGAAGGCGAGGAAGAAGATCCGCGTCAAGAGCTTGTGGAACAATTACTACAATATAAAATGTATAAATATATGGCTTATGAGCTAAAAGATAGGGAAATGGATTCGGAGTATATTATGTATAAGAATCCGTCAGTTCCTGATGAAATTTTAAAATATGAAGAGCCGGTTGATTTAGATTTGCTATTGGGAGATTTGAATCTGCAGAGATTACATAAAATTTTCGAAGAAGTCATGAAGCGGCAGGAGCGAAAAATTGATCCTATTCGAAGTAAATTTGGAAAAATAGAAAAAGAAGAGGTTCCCCTTCCGGATAAGATGGCTTATGTAGAATCTTATGCAAGAACACATGGCAGGTTTAGTTTCCGACAATTATTGATGGAACAAAAAAGCAAGATGCATGTGGTAGTAACCTTTCTTGCGATTTTAGAAATGATGAAGAGCGGAATGATCAAGGTAGAGCAGGAAGAGACTTGTGGTGAGATTATCATAGAGTCTCAGATACAGGAGTGTTAATAAAATGAAAAAAGAAAAGGAACTTCAGGGGGCGATAGAAGCAATTCTTTTTACAATGGGAGAATCTGTTGAGCTAAATAAGATTGCACGTGCAATTGAACAGGATGAAGAGACAACGTTAGAATTGATACATAAATTGATGAAACGATATGAAGCAAAGGATCGAGGGATTCGGATTATCGAGTTAGATCATGCGTTTCAGATGTGTACCAAAAAAGAAGCTTATGAATATTTAATTCGTGTTGCAAGACAACCGAAGAAACATGTTTTAACGGATGTATTATTGGAAACTATGTCTATTATAGCGTATAAACAGCCGGTTACAAAAATTGAGATTGAAAAAATCAGAGGTGTGAAATCAGATCATGCAGTTAATAAGCTGGTTGAATATGGTTTAGCAGAAGAGGTTGGAAGGTTAGATGCTCCGGGACGCCCTATTTTATTTGGAACAACAGAAGAGTTTTTGCGGAGATTTTGTGTACAGTCTTTAGATGAACTTCCGATGCTTAATACGGATCAAATTGAGCAGTTTAAAGAAGAGGCGGAAGATGAAGCGGAACTGAAATTGAATTTGTAAAGTAGATTCGTTTGTAAAGTTGTAATTTGCAAGACATATAGCAAATAGATTAGCATATAATAGTTAATAAATAATGTCGGGTGAATTTATGATGCTGAAGAAAAACAGAATATTAAACAAAAAGAGAGCCATGGAGGTGTTGATGCTTGCATCGATATTTATCATTGGCTTTTATTTTTTGTGGGATTTTATCTGCTCGAATAAAGAAATTTATTCTGTTCCGATAAGTATGGTGAATGAGACGAGGGTGTATACTACTAGAAAATCAGAAAATACAAAAGAAACAGAAGCATCTGAAAAAGATAAGATTCAGGAACCGCATGGTTTATATGCTCAATCTG
This Ruminococcus hominis DNA region includes the following protein-coding sequences:
- a CDS encoding metallophosphoesterase → MWKMWFCIVILLLIAGVFAEVKRELHTFCITRYKVLSPKWNGEKSGKIIFLSDLHNHEYGLHNKKLIDKIRMENPELILIGGDILVGKEDISYESAAKFVEAICKIAPVYYANGNHEQRMKEKPEKYGDAFVKYKKRLLDAGVCFLENESAEVELDGNKLSLTGLELRIEVYEKMKTHKVTKGDIAQKVGSAKQEEIQILLAHNPEYMEAYQAWGADITLSGHLHGGLICLPNGKSVITPQFHLFPKHAGEMKVKGNQTAIVSRGLGTHTVNIRLFNPAELIVFQISKQ
- a CDS encoding segregation and condensation protein A is translated as MGIPIKLEVFEGPLDLLLHLIDKNKVDIYDIPIVEITNQYMEYIHQMQREDLNIMSEFLLMAATLLDIKCKMLLPKEVNEEGEEEDPRQELVEQLLQYKMYKYMAYELKDREMDSEYIMYKNPSVPDEILKYEEPVDLDLLLGDLNLQRLHKIFEEVMKRQERKIDPIRSKFGKIEKEEVPLPDKMAYVESYARTHGRFSFRQLLMEQKSKMHVVVTFLAILEMMKSGMIKVEQEETCGEIIIESQIQEC
- the scpB gene encoding SMC-Scp complex subunit ScpB, encoding MKKEKELQGAIEAILFTMGESVELNKIARAIEQDEETTLELIHKLMKRYEAKDRGIRIIELDHAFQMCTKKEAYEYLIRVARQPKKHVLTDVLLETMSIIAYKQPVTKIEIEKIRGVKSDHAVNKLVEYGLAEEVGRLDAPGRPILFGTTEEFLRRFCVQSLDELPMLNTDQIEQFKEEAEDEAELKLNL